From Anopheles funestus chromosome 3RL, idAnoFuneDA-416_04, whole genome shotgun sequence, a single genomic window includes:
- the LOC125769634 gene encoding tubulin beta-3 chain isoform X2, with protein MREIVHLQAGQCGNQIGAKFWEIISEEHGIDASGVYNGESDLQLERVSVYYNEASVSRASGGKYVPRAILLDLEPGTMEAVRSGSYGKLFRPDNFVFGQSGAGNNWAKGHYTEGAELVDAVLDVVRKECENCDCLQGFQLTHSLGGGTGSGMGTLLISKIREEYPDRIMNTYSVVPSPKVSDTVVEPYNATLSIHQLVENTDETYCIDNEALYDICFRTLKVPNPSYGDLNHLVSLTMSGVTTCLRFPGQLNADLRKLAVNMVPFPRLHFFMPGFAPLTSRGSQQYRALTVPELTQQMFDAKNMMAACDPRHGRYLTVAAVFRGRMSMKEVDEQMLAVQNKNSSYFVEWIPNNVKTAVCDIPPKGLKMSSTFIGNTTAIQELFKRISEQFSAMFRRKAFLHWYTGEGMDEMEFTEAESNMNDLVSEYQQYQEATADDEFEQEDCQDEMEGECV; from the exons ATGAGAGAAATCGTGCATCTGCAGGCCGGTCAGTGCGGTAACCAGATTGGAGCCAAG TTCTGGGAGATCATCTCTGAAGAGCACGGTATCGATGCTTCTGGTGTCTATAATGGAGAGTCCGATCTACAGCTGGAGCGTGTGAGCGTGTACTACAACGAAGCCTCTG TTTCGCGGGCGTCCGGTGGCAAATATGTGCCCCGTGCGATCTTGCTCGATCTGGAACCTGGTACGATGGAGGCGGTTCGTTCAGGATCGTACGGTAAGCTGTTCCGTCCGGATAACTTCGTCTTTGGGCAGTCCGGTGCTGGTAACAACTGGGCGAAGGGTCACTACACCGAGGGCGCGGAGTTGGTTGATGCCGTGTTGGATGTGGTGCGCAAAGAATGCGAGAACTGTGACTGTTTGCAA ggGTTCCAATTGACGCACTCGCTTGGAGGTGGTACTGGTTCCGGTATGGGTACGCTGCTCATCTCGAAAATCCGTGAGGAATATCCGGATCGTATCATGAACACTTACTCGGTTGTACCCTCACCGAAAGTGTCGGACACGGTGGTAGAACCTTACAATGCAACTCTCTCGATCCATCAACTGGTGGAAAACACGGACGAAACGTACTGTATCGACAACGAGGCCCTGTACGATATTTGTTTCCGGACGTTGAAGGTGCCGAACCCTAGCTACGGCGACTTGAACCATCTGGTTTCGCTGACCATGTCCGGCGTCACTACCTGTCTGCGATTCCCGGGCCAACTGAACGCCGATCTGCGTAAGCTGGCCGTCAACATGGTGCCGTTCCCGCGTCTTCACTTCTTCATGCCTGGTTTCGCTCCGCTCACATCCCGCGGATCCCAACAGTACCGTGCACTGACTGTGCCGGAGCTGACGCAACAGATGTTCGATGCTAAGAACATGATGGCGGCTTGTGATCCGCGACATGGACGCTACCTGACGGTGGCTGCCGTGTTCCGTGGCCGTATGTCCATGAAGGAGGTCGATGAGCAGATGCTTGCGGTTCAGAATAAGAATAGTAGCTACTTCGTAGAGTGGATCCCGAACAACGTTAAGACCGCCGTCTGTGATATTCCGCCGAAGGGTTTGAAGATGTCATCTACCTTCATCGGTAACACGACCGCCATCCAGGAGCTGTTCAAGCGTATCTCGGAACAGTTCTCCGCTATGTTCCGTCGCAAGGCGTTCTTGCATTGGTACACTGGCGAGGGCATGGACGAGATGGAGTTCACCGAGGCGGAAAGCAACATGAACGATCTGGTGTCGGAGTACCAGCAGTACCAGGAAGCGACCGCGGATGATGAATTCGAACAGGAAGACTGCCAGGATGAGATGGAAGGTGAATGCGTTTGA
- the LOC125769634 gene encoding tubulin beta-3 chain isoform X1, with product MREIVHLQAGQCGNQIGAKFWEIISEEHGIDASGVYNGESDLQLERVSVYYNEASAVSRASGGKYVPRAILLDLEPGTMEAVRSGSYGKLFRPDNFVFGQSGAGNNWAKGHYTEGAELVDAVLDVVRKECENCDCLQGFQLTHSLGGGTGSGMGTLLISKIREEYPDRIMNTYSVVPSPKVSDTVVEPYNATLSIHQLVENTDETYCIDNEALYDICFRTLKVPNPSYGDLNHLVSLTMSGVTTCLRFPGQLNADLRKLAVNMVPFPRLHFFMPGFAPLTSRGSQQYRALTVPELTQQMFDAKNMMAACDPRHGRYLTVAAVFRGRMSMKEVDEQMLAVQNKNSSYFVEWIPNNVKTAVCDIPPKGLKMSSTFIGNTTAIQELFKRISEQFSAMFRRKAFLHWYTGEGMDEMEFTEAESNMNDLVSEYQQYQEATADDEFEQEDCQDEMEGECV from the exons ATGAGAGAAATCGTGCATCTGCAGGCCGGTCAGTGCGGTAACCAGATTGGAGCCAAG TTCTGGGAGATCATCTCTGAAGAGCACGGTATCGATGCTTCTGGTGTCTATAATGGAGAGTCCGATCTACAGCTGGAGCGTGTGAGCGTGTACTACAACGAAGCCTCTG CAGTTTCGCGGGCGTCCGGTGGCAAATATGTGCCCCGTGCGATCTTGCTCGATCTGGAACCTGGTACGATGGAGGCGGTTCGTTCAGGATCGTACGGTAAGCTGTTCCGTCCGGATAACTTCGTCTTTGGGCAGTCCGGTGCTGGTAACAACTGGGCGAAGGGTCACTACACCGAGGGCGCGGAGTTGGTTGATGCCGTGTTGGATGTGGTGCGCAAAGAATGCGAGAACTGTGACTGTTTGCAA ggGTTCCAATTGACGCACTCGCTTGGAGGTGGTACTGGTTCCGGTATGGGTACGCTGCTCATCTCGAAAATCCGTGAGGAATATCCGGATCGTATCATGAACACTTACTCGGTTGTACCCTCACCGAAAGTGTCGGACACGGTGGTAGAACCTTACAATGCAACTCTCTCGATCCATCAACTGGTGGAAAACACGGACGAAACGTACTGTATCGACAACGAGGCCCTGTACGATATTTGTTTCCGGACGTTGAAGGTGCCGAACCCTAGCTACGGCGACTTGAACCATCTGGTTTCGCTGACCATGTCCGGCGTCACTACCTGTCTGCGATTCCCGGGCCAACTGAACGCCGATCTGCGTAAGCTGGCCGTCAACATGGTGCCGTTCCCGCGTCTTCACTTCTTCATGCCTGGTTTCGCTCCGCTCACATCCCGCGGATCCCAACAGTACCGTGCACTGACTGTGCCGGAGCTGACGCAACAGATGTTCGATGCTAAGAACATGATGGCGGCTTGTGATCCGCGACATGGACGCTACCTGACGGTGGCTGCCGTGTTCCGTGGCCGTATGTCCATGAAGGAGGTCGATGAGCAGATGCTTGCGGTTCAGAATAAGAATAGTAGCTACTTCGTAGAGTGGATCCCGAACAACGTTAAGACCGCCGTCTGTGATATTCCGCCGAAGGGTTTGAAGATGTCATCTACCTTCATCGGTAACACGACCGCCATCCAGGAGCTGTTCAAGCGTATCTCGGAACAGTTCTCCGCTATGTTCCGTCGCAAGGCGTTCTTGCATTGGTACACTGGCGAGGGCATGGACGAGATGGAGTTCACCGAGGCGGAAAGCAACATGAACGATCTGGTGTCGGAGTACCAGCAGTACCAGGAAGCGACCGCGGATGATGAATTCGAACAGGAAGACTGCCAGGATGAGATGGAAGGTGAATGCGTTTGA